The Methylomagnum ishizawai genome has a window encoding:
- the mtaB gene encoding tRNA (N(6)-L-threonylcarbamoyladenosine(37)-C(2))-methylthiotransferase MtaB, which produces MRIHFKTLGCRLNEAELETWARQFQAEGHRVVDEAETADLVVFNSCAVTQDAVRKSRHLLRKTARANPAAKLVLSGCYATLNREEAEGLGVDLVVANADKHRLVEIAREQLDLPTRPALATEPGATALFRLGRHRAFVKVQDGCRHRCTYCIVTVARGEERSRPIAEIVGEIDALHRQGIQEAVLTGVHLGGYGGEIGTDLAGLVAAVLEQTAIPRLRLGSLEPWDIPAGFVDLFQNPRLMPHLHLPLQSGSDAVLKRMARRCRTGDFAALVADFRAAVPDLNITTDLIVGFPGESAAEWAETLDFVERTGFGAIHIFGFSPRAGTAAAAMPNPVPGEVKQARGRALHALAERQRRETLAGYVGREFPVLWEGVRREDDGRGVIYGYTPNYLRVGMAVSGDCDLSYRVTTVKAVGLGDGGDCLWA; this is translated from the coding sequence ATGCGCATCCATTTCAAAACCCTGGGCTGCCGCCTCAACGAAGCCGAACTCGAAACCTGGGCCCGGCAATTCCAAGCCGAGGGCCACCGCGTGGTGGACGAGGCCGAGACCGCCGACCTGGTGGTGTTCAACTCCTGCGCGGTGACACAGGACGCCGTGCGGAAATCCCGCCATCTCCTGCGCAAAACCGCCCGGGCCAACCCCGCCGCCAAGCTGGTCCTCAGCGGCTGCTACGCCACCCTGAACCGCGAGGAAGCCGAAGGTTTGGGCGTCGATCTGGTGGTCGCCAACGCCGACAAGCACCGGCTGGTCGAAATCGCCCGCGAGCAACTCGACCTCCCCACCCGGCCCGCGCTCGCCACCGAACCCGGCGCGACCGCCCTGTTCCGGCTGGGACGGCACCGCGCCTTCGTCAAGGTGCAGGACGGCTGCCGCCACCGCTGCACCTATTGCATCGTCACCGTGGCCCGCGGCGAGGAGCGTAGCCGCCCCATCGCCGAAATCGTCGGGGAAATCGACGCCCTCCACCGGCAAGGCATACAGGAAGCGGTGCTGACCGGGGTGCATCTCGGCGGCTATGGCGGCGAGATCGGAACGGACCTCGCCGGATTGGTCGCGGCGGTGCTGGAACAAACGGCGATCCCGCGGCTGCGCCTGGGGTCGCTGGAACCTTGGGATATTCCGGCGGGTTTCGTGGATTTATTCCAAAACCCCCGGCTGATGCCGCATCTGCACCTGCCCTTGCAGAGCGGTTCCGACGCGGTGCTGAAGCGGATGGCGCGGCGGTGCCGGACCGGGGATTTCGCGGCATTGGTGGCGGATTTCCGGGCGGCGGTGCCGGACCTGAACATCACCACCGACTTGATCGTCGGGTTTCCCGGCGAGAGCGCGGCGGAATGGGCGGAAACCCTGGATTTCGTCGAGCGGACCGGCTTCGGGGCCATCCATATCTTCGGCTTCTCGCCACGGGCGGGGACGGCGGCGGCGGCGATGCCGAACCCGGTGCCGGGCGAGGTGAAACAGGCGCGGGGGCGGGCTTTGCACGCGCTGGCGGAGCGGCAGCGGCGGGAAACCTTGGCGGGTTACGTGGGGCGGGAGTTTCCGGTGTTATGGGAAGGCGTGCGCCGCGAGGACGATGGGCGCGGGGTGATCTATGGGTATACGCCGAATTATCTGCGGGTGGGGATGGCGGTTTCCGGGGATTGCGATTTGAGCTATCGGGTGACCACGGTGAAAGCGGTGGGCCTGGGGGATGGGGGCGATTGTCTTTGGGCCTGA